TTTAAAAGGAACTTTCacaaaaataagtgaatgaataaatgaataaataaataaataaatatatctttcacACAACAAGAAGTTTCAATTTGGGTGAAGTTTTCAATtaatcacattttccttttatggatgTGCTTCTGGTGTCTGGTCTAAGATTTCATTGCCTAGTCCTAGatcttaaagattttcttctatgttttcctAAAACTCTTACAATTACATTTAAGTCGCTGACCCATCTTTAGTTAATTACCATATAAGGTATGTTTTCTGTTGGTGTTTTCCTAGGGATGTCCAATTACTCCCACCATTTGTCGGAGAGACTAACTTtcttccattgaattgctttgcaTCTTCATCAAAATAAGTCAGGCATATTTGTGCAGGTCTGTCTCCGGGTTATCTATTCTGCTCCAATGATACCTGTGTTTGTTCCTCCACCACTAGACTCTTGACTCCTGTAGCCTGTAATGTCTTGAAATCAAGTAGATGGATTCCCCCTACTTTATTCTTTGTCAAAATCATTTTAGTGATACTAATGACCATgcctttaaaaatacactttagaATTAGCTCGCTTGCATCTACAAAAATCTCATGGGGTCACATTGTTAAAATGCTATAATTCTTTCCCACTcagaatattttatgtaaaatattgcCAACTTTCAGTTTGCATATGTGCAAGTTTCCTTTCCCCAAATGTCAACACGCATTCATTCTGTCACCCAAGTAATCGCTGTGAGCACCTGCTATGCGCTGGGGACCGCACAGATCATTTGGGATGGAAAATTAAGAATGTATGCCCACTTTCCTCAAAGAACGCAAGATTTGGAGCTGATTGCTAACTCAAGAATTTTTGTAAAACTCAATGTTATTTTCAATGTGCAGGTCTTCTAGGTCCTCAAGTTTAACATCCAAAATTGATCATGTCTTATATCAGAGAGCCAGGGTTCCTGGAAGTCCTTTGATCTGCCTGGATTGCCTGTGCTCCACCATGCTCAGGTACAGTGGAATCTCTAAAGGGTTAGCAGGTCAATTCTGTTTATTTCCCTCAACCCCTTGCTGTGCCTTTTAGAAGTAAAAATGGATAACCAGGAGtgagccattcattcattcattcatttcatcaaTACTTGTTTCCTGCTCAAGATTATCCCAGGCTTAGAGTGGGGAAAGGGGGAATGAGGTCAGAGACCCAACATACCTGAACACCAGCAGCTCCCAAGGAGAAGTGGTGAATGAGAACCATGGGGAAGAGACTTATGGAGTAAAGCAATCTGTAGAGACCTGACATGGGAGGAAGTGTAGCTGCAGGCAGAAAGGTGAGTGGGCCAAGCTGCTTGGAGCAGGGCTTTAAGCAGACTTGTAGTTGAAGATCCAGATCCCTCTGGTTGCAGTGGTAAGAGGGTATCCTTTCTAGAAAGAGCTAAGGGTGGGCTAGAAAGGGGGGAGCTCTCCTCAAGCAGGGAGGAGGTGTGTGACAGGCCACAGTCTGCCAGAGCAAGGACCTTTTTCCATGCACTggctctcttccctttccttggTAGGCTGCACTCTGCCCTTCCCTAACGTGCTGTCCCCAAGCCCCTCTCTCTAATCTGGATTTGGATTTCTAAAATATGTGCACAGTGACATCAAGACAAGATATAGAATTCTGCACACTATAAAGGTATGTGTCTCCCATAGGGACATGCAGGTGGCTAGTGGGCAGCCGGGCTACAGTGGGCGCTGTCTTTACCTTCAGGAGAGGCCTCGATGCCTGTGGCCATGAGCAGGCAAGGGCCAGGCCTTGCCTCCCACAGAGTGAGGTGGTGGTTCCCCAGATCCCAGACGGAGGGCACAGAGCCCCCGGGGAGCCTGTTGCCCAGGAAGCCTGTCCCCCAGCCATGCTTTGGATAACTGCTCAAAGACATACACACAGGGTCTAAAGGTCCATTTAAAGGTCTAAACTGCAAACCCAAGACACTGtcttcttgttgttttgttttgttttctggagagtacagaaatggaaagaggcagaaacacatgAATGatgtaaatttttaagatttttttttaagaaatgactcCCAAATTAGCAAAACATACTTCTGTGCTATAACACTTTTTAGAATGCTAATTCGCTTtaactttcaaaacaaaatattttcacacaATAAAAATGTACAGAGTAATACAAGTGCATACAACCATCATTCCAAGTTAATAATCACTAACATTTTGTGACATTCACAAGagatatatttttcagaaataaaccctcactaAAGGTGCTGGAGCCGGCCTCCCAATCCCACTGCCCCTCTTCAAAGGTGCTGGGCCTGCCCCACAGTGGAGTGGACCCTTTCCTTCCCACGCTGCTCTTGCAGCCGCTGGactgccccccagccccacctgtcAACAGCACAGAATATCATTGGCTGTAGAATCCACGCTTACCGTCATCTTGCCCGtatccttttgctttttaattatttttttcctcgcCCTCGAAAGTTTTATACTTTCAGTACTTATTCCTCTTGATACGAGAACTACCTTCATTCACATTCATCTCCAGTGATCATTTTATCTCCATGAAATATGCCACAAATTCTATATTCAGGCCTGTACCGATTGCAACGTGGGGGTTTCCAGTCCTGCACTGCAGGGCTGTGCTTGGCCGGCCTGCCAAGCCTCGCTGGACATTCTCTCAGTGGACGAGGAAGCAAGGGGTTGCAGGTGAGAGGGGAGTGGGCATCTTCTGTTCTCCCAGATGCTGCCCAACATCTCCTAAGTTTCTTTGTAGCAATTTAAACTAGCACAGCAATGAGAGAGAGCTAGCTCCCTGTCTCTTCACCTCCTGGGCCTAGTTTGGTGTCATCCAGTGGATGGAAAAGTCACATCACCTCCACTGTCTGATTTCCCCATCTCTGGGCAACTGGGGCACCTTCTCGCTTTTTTGAATCTTCTCTGTGCTGAGTCTGTTCATATCTCTGGCCCATTTTTCCACCGAATGGCTTGCCTCACCCATTGGCTGTCAAAATTCTTCATGATTCTGTATGGCAGTGTTTGTCATATTCACAGGTGCTCTAAACATCTTCTCCCTGGTGGGTGTCGGCCATTAATGTGCTGCCCACCTgaagttgattttgtttttatttttaatgcaatttgtTAAACTGTTGTTTCTGCATTCTCTCCAGTGcttaaaaagggaaaacaaaataaaaccctcctcccttccctgcctaAGCAACACCAGGTGTGTCACAGCCTGCAGGAGATCCTGGGAGCGGACAGGCACGCCTGTGCGCGGGACATGTGCCCCCCGAATTAGCGGGCTGGTCGGGCTGTCTGGGGGTGCACACACTGAAGTAAGATCTTCTGAAAGATACGCAACAGGGCCCCAGACAAACGCTCTTCAGTGCTTCTCTTTCTTGTTGGCTAAAAGTAATTGTCAAGAGACTGCAGAAAACCTTCCTTCGCCAGTGCATTCTGGCGAGCGAGGAGTCGGGGTGCCTCCCGCGGGTGGGCCCCGGCCGGGGCGCGCTCCCCGCCGCACGCGCGGACACCACGGAGGAGCGCTCTGCCGGGAACGCGGCCGCCACAAAGCCGGGAGCAGCTGCCgcaggggcgggaggaggggagcTAAGTTCTTCCACATGCTGTTTGTCTAgcagaaacacttaaaaaaaaaataaaaaaaaaaaagctaaaaccaaaaccaaaagcacaacaaaacaaaacccaaacccaacaACCGCTCGTCTGTTTCCAGGGGCGCAGAGGAGCGCGCGCTGGGCGGCGCGGCCTCTCGGGAGGCGCGCGTGTGCGCGTGCGTGTGCCCGCCGTGGGGCGCAGGGCGCGGGATGCGGGGTGCGGGCCGCCTGCGAGCGCGGGGACCGGCGCGGAGGCGGACTTCCCCACCTCTCTCCTTCCAGCGGTCGCTGGCCACCCCGGGCTGCTCCCGACACGGGTCTCCAGGCGTGGAACTCGGGCCGTGCATCATCGCGCGtcgcctcccctctcctcccgggCTGGGCGCGGGGCTCCCCGGCCGGCCCCTCCCGGACCCCAGGAGCTGCGCCCCGGGGCGGGGAGCGGCGGGAGAGGCGTGGGGAGAGCTGGCGGGGGGCTGGGCCGAGACCCGGGCTGCGAGCTGCGGAGACGCGGGGAGAGACACCCGCGAGCGCGTCGGAGGCGGGGCATCGTGGAGACGGTGGACACTTTGCCACCCACTGAGGGACACCGCGAGGGACCGAGCGGCGGCGGAGACCTCGCGGTCACTAAGAGCCCCGGAGTCGGAGTCGGTGACGTGCCAGGGAACCCAAGCCTCGGTTTGAGGAAGTAAGAGGAGCGTGCCCTGAGCCCTCACCCTGGGGGCCCGACCCCAGGGGCTGCCCCTGGTCTCTGGGTGCTGCCACCTTGGCGCTTCCCGCTCGAGGCCCCGGGCGGCCGCAggccggggcggcggggaccCCTCGGCAGCGAGGGATCGTCCAGGGCGCCTGCTTTGCGGGCATCTGGCCCAGCCTCGGAGACGCGCCTTGGAACCGCAGAACACCGGTGCATCTGGAATCGGGGGACCCGCTCGCAGCCAACCGAGAGCGCTGGAGACCGCGCTGCGGAGACCTCTACGTTTCATCGGGACCTCGCGCTGGGTACAAGATATGGCGGCACATGTGGGTttgcaaaaacaaaccaaacagaaacaaaacaaaacaggggcagagagaaacaAAGCGAGTTGCAGAACCCGAACTTAGTGCCCCTTCACCCTTTCTGGCTGGCCTCCGTCCAGGACGCAGGGAGCGCTGGGACCAGAGGCGTCCTGGATGGGAAGGTGCTCCGGTGCACGGGGCTGCTTACGGCGTAAAGGTCACTGCATTACGGGAACCCCTGCAAACGGTGCACATTTAATCCTAactgagcccccctcccccaattgcGCATTCCAAAATGGTGGCTCTCTTCCCTCCAAACTCTTACAGACTCCGCCGACCGCCAGGGTAATAAAGCAAACAGGTTCCTGCGTGACTTCGGATCTACTGGAGCGCCCGGCATAATTttcctgcccccccgcccccccgatgAAACCGACGCGGGAAGAGGGAGGTCGGGCGGGGCCAGGGCGCGCACCGCCACCGGCGGCCGGGGACAGCACTGGGGCCACCGCGCAGGGGCCGAGTCCGCAGCCGCGGGCCACAGCGCCCCCTCGCCGCCCGCACGCACGGCTTGTGGGCCTCCCCGcgcccagagcccagggccaaCCCTGTGCGCCAGGGCCTGGGCCTGcgcggccgccgcctcccggAGAGACCTCTCGGGCCGCGCCGCGTTCCAGGCGCTTCTTGCCGCGCGGCCTCGCAGGAGCCCCGGCTCGCGGAGACGTGCAGTGCTGCGCCAACGCGTTTCCAACGCGTGAGGACGAGAACGAAACCTGTGACAGTGCTAACTTATTTTTACAAGCGCGCGGATGGGAGGAGGGGGTCGACCCTGCCCCTGCCACTGTGACAAAGTGACCGCGACTTCCAAGCAGGTCTCCGGTGTTCAGCGTGCCTGCCCATCCTCTGCCGTGCAGCTCGGACGGCATCCGAACACGCGGGCCGCCAAGGGCCTGACCGGTGCGCGGTGCACCGCCGGCCTGTCCACCCCGAGCCTCCCGGGGTCCGCTCTCCTGCAGCGGCGGCCCCGGGCGCGCGGTGCAGCAGCTGGCTCCCCGCTCGGCCTGCGCTCTCCGCGGCCACCGCAGCCCGAGCGCGCGCCAAGCCGGGCCACCCTCGCAGGCGGCCGCGTGCCGAGCCACCGCGTCCAGCCTCCACACTCGCAGCCTGTTTTTCCCATTGGTTTCTTGTAAAAGAAGACCAAGCCAACTTTCATCTAAGAAAAGggaaagtggttttaaaaaatcagggaGCTTTAAAGTGAAACGGAGTTTATATATTCCAATAACAATGCAGAGTGTAAGTTTTAATGTCTCTGCGTAGGCATTTTAATTTGCTACAGTCACTACCAATAAAAACGGCATGTAGCGCGATTCGACTGTTTAATAGTGCAAGGTAGACGGTTTTTATTAGTAGCAGGCAGCAGTATGGAAAATTTAGATTTCAGTGGAGGAGTGTAATTGCTGGGGGAAAATACACTCGAGGAAGAGGCTGTCTGTAGAATCAGCAGCAAGAGCtaaagagagggaagaggagacagCGTTGGTGGAGATGCACCCAGGGCGACTGAGCCCCTCCAAAGCCACGTGTGCTTGTCTGCTTATATACTTAATTGATGTCAAAATCGAGTGTATCCGGAGCATACGCTCCTGCTCCAAACTGGGGATGTTTTTGTAATaattcaatgttttcttttctgccCCTGGCAGAGATCAGGCCcaaggggggtggagggagaaggagggagggtgagggggCGAGCCCCAAATGCTAATGAAACACAGCAGGAACTGGCCTTTAGAAATGGAAATACTGCAGGCCAATCATCCTCGGAGATAAAAATtagacctgatttttttttttttttcacttaaccgGTCTCATTGGAAACGAATCCAAAAGCCTGCAAATCTGATCTGTTGCTGTTTATGTTTGTCATCCAACGTGTGTGACTCTCATTTATGGCCTCTACCTGGCCCAGTCCTCTCTCAGGAAGACCAAAAATCTCATAGATCCTGACGAGGGTGTGCTGGGAGGGCTGCTGGAGCAACCCCCACGCCCGCCCTTCTCTGTCCTTTTCCACACTACCATAATTGCTGTAAAGTATCTGCCCCGCACTGAATTTGGACAGCCTGCCTGGGGTGGCAGCATCGTTAAAACCGCTCCAGAGAGGTCCCCGCAAGTGGCCCAGCGTGTGGGAAGGGCTGTTTGGGGGTGATATGGAGGTCGGTCGAAGTGTAGAAGGTGCAGGAACTGGTTTTCAGGAAGGGGGAGCACTGGGGAAGAAGAAGTGGGAAGGCATGGGGGCTGGTGATAAGGTGCACCTACTAGGAGTCACAGGCCTGCAGGCCAAGGACGATGGGTTCTTCCCAAGCCCAACACTCTGGTTTGCAACTGGCTTCCTGGGACCTAGGAAAAGAAACACAGCTTAACTGTGTCTTGAAGGTTCTGCTGTGGGcaggcctgggctgcaggctctCCGTCCCCCCACTGCAGCCTGGCCAGGCCAGGGCCTGCGGGACCCCCGCAGAAGTCCATAACAGGGTTGGTGGGGCAGGTGCCGCAGGCGGCAGCAGCTCCCACCTGCAGCAATTCTACCGCACAGGTAACCCACCCCAGAGAGGGCCTCCGAGGAAAAGGCACCTGTCGGGTGGGTGCCCTGCCCAGGATAGTGCACACTGACACCCCGTGTGCCTTTTGGGCACCCCGCATCCGTGACACCCCAGGAACCAGGTGCCTTCATCCTCCCGCCCCAGGTGCAGAAGGGGTGCAGAAGGGCTGGGGAGTGAAGGGTCTCTGGGGCTGGGGTCCCGGGGCCCCTGGCTAAGCACCTGCCTCTGGGCCCGAGAGGGAGCTCCGGAGCCCCTCGTTTTAcctgagccacctgtgctgctGACAGCGCTCGCTCCCGCagccctccttcttcctcccgaGCGACAGCGACAGCGAGTCTTCACGTCGTGCAGAGGCGGTCTGTCCGGTGACAGTCATTCTCCGGAGCGCTTTACGACACTTGTCCCAAAGAAGAGTCAACTTATCAAAATACAATCAAGTACAGCGTTTCAGGGGTGACATCTTCCCGAGAGGAACACTGGCGGCGAGCGTCTACACCTTCCCGAGAGCGCAAAGTCCTGGCACGCAGAGCCCCGGGTGTCCCCCTAGGGACTGGGGAGCAGAAGCTCACCTCAGGGCCCTCCCCGATCCGGGGTCGCAGGCACGCGCTGGGCGGCGCGGGGCAGGCCACCGGACTCGAGGCCACGCGGGGAGGCTCCCCGGGCAGGCCCAGGagcccggggagggagggggcgacAGCGGCGCACGCCACCCCCAGGAGGGCCCGGCTCCCTCCGCCCCGGATCCTGGCCCCGAGCCCGGGGTCACGCGCGCCGTCACCTGGGCCGGCCTCCTCGCGGCGCAGAAGGGTCCCCGACTGCGGGCGGCCCCCGCCCAGTCCTCGCGGGCCGAacggggaggggtgcagggggcggcggggggcgcgatGGGGAAGGGGACGGGGGCGGCGGGAGGAGCCGGCCGGGGAGGACCGGGCTCCCCGCGGGCCGCGGGGGGAGGCCGGAGGGCGTGCGACGGGGAGGGGTGTGAGCCGGGGCGAGCGGCTCGGCCGGGCCGGGCTGCGGGGCCGCGGGCCGCGGGCTGGCGTCTGCGCCACAAAAGCCTGCgcgtccctccctcctcctcctcccccgcgctcccgcctcctcctccgccctccccgcccctcccccggccgCGGCCCGGCAGCCGGGGCGGGCGGAGCGGGCGGAGCGGgcggagcaggggagggggcgggcgccCGAATATGCAGATGAGCGCGTGACGGACAGCTCCGCGTTCCAATGTCCCTCGGAAACTCGAGCGCTCCTTCCTCAACTCCTCACTCCCGACTCCAGACTCCCCCAAACCCCGACCGCCGGCCTGGCGCGCGGCTGCGCCCACCGgctccgcgccgccgccgccccgccgccccgccgccccgccgccccgccgccccgccgcgtCCCCGGCCCGCGGGCCTCCCGGGCTAGTGCGCGGGCCGGCCTGCCTCGGCCCggggcccccgcgcccgccgccgcgccgcgccccggcCGGGCGTGGATGGAGGGCGCCGCGCGCCTGGCCGGCTGCTCGGCGTGAggcgggccccgcgccccgcgcccacCATGTCCTACCCGCAGGGCTACCTGTACCAGGCGCCCGGCTCGCTGGCGCTCTACTCGTGCCCGGCGTACGGCGCCTCGGCGCTGGCGGCGCCGCGCAGCGAGGAGCTGGCTCGCTCGGCGTCGGGCTCGGCGTTCAGCCCGTACCCGGGCTCCGCGGCCTTCACGGCACAGGCGGCCACCGGCTTCGGCAGCCCGCTGCAGTACTCGGccgacgccgccgccgccgccggcttCCCGTCCTACATGGTAACGGCGCGCGGGCGGGTGGGGGGACGCGgagcggcgggcgcgggggccgcgagcggggcgcgggggcgcgggggcgcgggggcgcggatTCGGGAGGCCGGAGCGGGAGGCAGCGCGGCCCGCCGGCGACGTCCGTCACACCGGGGGTCCGTCCCCCCCTCGACCCTCGGGGTCCTGGGTGCTGCTCCCAAAGAGCTTGCAAAGTGCGACACCGCCGGGGTCGGGAATGTGCCCTGGGTCGTCCTGCCTTCGCGCGCCCAAGCCAGGCGCAGGGTGCAGGGCCAGCCGGGGACGACGGGAGCGGGGCTCGGCGCCCCTGGGGCCTCCCGGGCTAGGCCGGGCGCTTAAGCTTGACTTTCGgggtttgggggcgggggggggggctcaccGGGAGGGGGAGGGAGCGGAGGGTCCGGCGGCAGCTCGCGGCCCTGCCCGGCGAGCCGCGATCTCGGCCTTCATCCGTCCCACAGGCCGTGCTTCCGAAAGACGCGGCGGCGGGCGTGTGGCAACCCTAATGCCGCTTCGGTCCCCCGAGTACCCAGGGCCGCTGCCGCTTGCCGGCCTGGGGTCGTCCCGCTGGCCTCCGGGTCCGCAGCTGGGCCCGGCCCCGGTGCTGCTTACGCCCGTTTCGGACGATCGAGGCTGGgacggagggggggggggagtggggcgCGGGGGGACTGTCGCCGCTGCCCGCCCTCGGTGGAATTCCAGGGCAGCGACAGTGGAACTGGGGCCTTGGCGGAGGCTGCAAACGTCTCGAATTTAAACGTTAAAGGCTGAATTAAAATGCTAATTACCGCGTATTTGAAGAATTCGAAACGGTGACTGGCTTCTGAGTTGCAAATTGGATTTGCCGAGCTTTAGAGCGGTGAATAGCGGAGCGGGGGCTCCGGGGTGGTTTTTTAACCGTAGAAGGGCGGGGACGGGGGAGTAGGGGGAGCCAGCCAGAGAAATTTAGATATCAAGGAAGTACCTGtgggtctctgtgtgtgtatgattgCGTACCTCTGTGCCCGCAGCTCGGGGACTTTTGGGGGAAGATGTGTCATTTTAGGAAAGTGAAATAGTTCAAAAATTCGAGATTAGAACGGCAGCGTTTTCGCAATCTGCAGCCTGTCTCGCCCTGTGCGCTGCGTTTTTTCCGCTCTTTTGCCGCGGGGAAGGAGGCTCCAGTGCGGGGCTCACCCTGGGAAGGGAGgcgtggggagggggggcgggcggAGGGGTCAGCTTTGGGCTGATGCGGGCCAGGCCCTCGCACACCCCTCACCAGGCTCTCCTTGGTTCCAGGGCGCGCCCTACGACGCCCATACGACCGGGATGACGGGCGCCATCAGCTACCACCCGTACGGCAGCGCGGCCTACCCGTACCAGCTCAACGACCCCGCGTACCGCAAGAACGCCACGCGGGACGCCACGGCCACGCTCAAGGCCTGGCTCAACGAGCACCGCAAGAACCCCTACCCCACCAAGGGCGAGAAGATCATGCTGGCCATCATCACCAAGATGACCCTCACGCAGGTGTCCACCTGGTTCGCCAACGCGCGCCGGCGCCTCAAGAAGGAGAACAAGATGACATGGGCGCCCAGGAACAAAagcgaggacgaggacgaggacgagggcGACGCCGCCAGGAGCAAGGGAGAGAGCCCGGACAAGGCGCAGGAGGGCACCGAGACGTCAGCGGAGGACGAAGGTGAGCAGGCCCGGGGCCGGCGCGTGGTCGCGGAGCCTTCTTCCCAGGCGGGCGCGGAGCCGCGGGCGGGACGGCGCTGCCCGCCCCACCCGGGTGCGCGCGGGGCCCAGCGAATCCTCGGGAGCTCTCCGGGGAGGCCGTGCTCCCGCCTGGGATCGGGGTGGGAGGTCCCGTGGGGCGCAGGGTGCCCAGGCCCCCGGCCGTCCCTGCGGACCACAGCCCTGCCCGCGCCCCCGCAGGGATCAGCCTGCACGTCGACTCGCTCACGGATCACTCGTGCTCCGCCGAGTCGGACGGGGAGAAGCTGCCGTGTCGGCCCGGGGACCCCCTGTGCGAGTCGGGCTCCGAGTGCAAGGACAAATACGACGACCTGGAGGACGACGAGGACGACGACGAGGAGGGCGAGCGGGACCTGGCGCCGCCCAAGCCCGTGACCTCGTCGCCGCTCACCGGCGTGGAGGCGCCGCTGCTGAGCCCCCCGCCCGAGGCCGcgccccgcggcggcggcggcggcaagaTGCCCCTGGGCAGCCGGACGTCGCCGGGCGCGCCGCAGCCCGCCAGCAAGCCCAAGCTGTGGTCTCTGGCCGAGATCGCCACGTCGGACCTCAAGCAGCCGAGCCTGGGCCCGGGCTGCGCACCGCCGGGGCtgcccgcggccgccgcgcccgccTCCTCCGGGGCGCCGCCGGGCGGCTCGCCCTACCCCGCGTCGCCGCTGCTCGGCCGCCACCTGTACTACACATCGCCCTTCTACGGCAACTATACAAACTACGGGAACTTGAACGCGGCGCTGCAGGGCCAGGGGCTCCTGCGCTACAACTCGGCGGCCGCGGCCCCCGGAGAGGCGCTGCACTCCGCGCCCAAGGCGGCCAGCGACGCGGGCAAGGCGGGCGCGCACCCGCTGGAGCCGCACTACCGGCCTCCGGGCGGCGGCTACGAGCCCAAGAAAGGTAGGCTGCCCGCGGCGCGCGGGGCCTCCGGGGAGGGCGAGCCGGCGGGCCCCCTCCCGGGACACCGTGGGGAGGGGGCCCGGGAGACCctggggcggggcgcgggcgcctTTGTTGGGACTGGAGAGACGGAGGGGAGGGAATGCGCCTGGAGCTTTGGGAAGGGAAGCGGCGGTAGCAGCAGGAAAGGGCAGGGGACGGTGAGGGCCCCTTGCCTTGCAATAAGCCTCACGCctttattctttacattttattgaatttatcgTTATCGTTACAGAATGTCATTATCACGACAGGTTTATTTctcccccccacaaaaaaaaaactgtcacaaAATGTAAATTACAGCCTGTCTCCCGGGTTGACTGGGCTGAAGTTTCAGTGCGGTTCTGGTTTGAGAGTCTCAGCTGAGTCTCCTCTTCTGCTTCTGGCTGGAAGGAAACAAAACGTTCTAGTAACTCTGAGAGGCACTAATTCTTCCAAATAGGAAACCAGAGTCTTTGCCGCTTCCCCAGCCCTCTCTGGGTTGCCTCCCATCGCTCATAATTCAGGCCAGAGTTGATAAGACCTGCAGAAGGAGCTCAAGgggatgagaaaagaaaatgagaaagggaaacATGCCCCAAATCTGTCTGCCGAGAGTGGCCGCACAGACAGTTTCCCTAACTGTTGTGTGCGTTCAGGGAGCGGGCGTGCGTGGGAGTGCGGGCTGGTGGGTGTGCAGCTGTCTGGGAGACAGATGGCTCTGGGGTCAGGTTCTGACTAACTGCCCCCTCCCCTGACAGATGCCAGTGAGGGCTGCACCGTGGTTGGTGGGGGCGTCCAGCCCTACCTATAGAAGGCCCCGCGCGCACAGCAATGCAAGTAAGTGGGCACCCTGGTGCCGCCTCCCACCCTGGGGGAGCCTCCCATCACCGATTGTGCTGTAAACTTGCTCAATGTCTATTTCTCGCTTCTCGCCATGGAGTCTGAGGACAGAGCAGTTGCAGTGGTCttcggtcttttttttttttttttttcccctttaattggGAAAGTAGCTGTTCTGTTTTATAGAGTCCCTCTTACTCACTCCAGCTCAGCTGTCAAGAATCACTCCTTTAATGGGAGGGAGTGTATATATTGCACCAGTGCTGTTGTTTTCTCTTTGGAAATTAGATGATTAAAATTTGGGTGTTTGTAAGCAGTTTGGAAGCATTTTTA
The Canis aureus isolate CA01 chromosome 31, VMU_Caureus_v.1.0, whole genome shotgun sequence genome window above contains:
- the IRX2 gene encoding iroquois-class homeodomain protein IRX-2 isoform X2, which produces MTGAISYHPYGSAAYPYQLNDPAYRKNATRDATATLKAWLNEHRKNPYPTKGEKIMLAIITKMTLTQVSTWFANARRRLKKENKMTWAPRNKSEDEDEDEGDAARSKGESPDKAQEGTETSAEDEGISLHVDSLTDHSCSAESDGEKLPCRPGDPLCESGSECKDKYDDLEDDEDDDEEGERDLAPPKPVTSSPLTGVEAPLLSPPPEAAPRGGGGGKMPLGSRTSPGAPQPASKPKLWSLAEIATSDLKQPSLGPGCAPPGLPAAAAPASSGAPPGGSPYPASPLLGRHLYYTSPFYGNYTNYGNLNAALQGQGLLRYNSAAAAPGEALHSAPKAASDAGKAGAHPLEPHYRPPGGGYEPKKDASEGCTVVGGGVQPYL
- the IRX2 gene encoding iroquois-class homeodomain protein IRX-2 isoform X1, whose amino-acid sequence is MSYPQGYLYQAPGSLALYSCPAYGASALAAPRSEELARSASGSAFSPYPGSAAFTAQAATGFGSPLQYSADAAAAAGFPSYMGAPYDAHTTGMTGAISYHPYGSAAYPYQLNDPAYRKNATRDATATLKAWLNEHRKNPYPTKGEKIMLAIITKMTLTQVSTWFANARRRLKKENKMTWAPRNKSEDEDEDEGDAARSKGESPDKAQEGTETSAEDEGISLHVDSLTDHSCSAESDGEKLPCRPGDPLCESGSECKDKYDDLEDDEDDDEEGERDLAPPKPVTSSPLTGVEAPLLSPPPEAAPRGGGGGKMPLGSRTSPGAPQPASKPKLWSLAEIATSDLKQPSLGPGCAPPGLPAAAAPASSGAPPGGSPYPASPLLGRHLYYTSPFYGNYTNYGNLNAALQGQGLLRYNSAAAAPGEALHSAPKAASDAGKAGAHPLEPHYRPPGGGYEPKKDASEGCTVVGGGVQPYL